The following coding sequences are from one Shewanella putrefaciens window:
- a CDS encoding bifunctional diguanylate cyclase/phosphodiesterase, producing the protein MTLFRQIYSLLFSLFLLVVASLGYVQFTETQSFLTKQMESDLNNVSNSLGLMLTPALEAGDTVAAETLVNVIFEGGYYQKVKLTWMVDGKQQEWTNPLKIEGVPQWFINLNLFKTIRKESTITSGWLQLAQLEITAHPGFGYHELWRIMSNTIIAFSLLFLVAIITARLGLTWILKPLHALSEHAKRIAARQFGPDMPLPRTTELKDLVTAFNSMSTQLKQVFQSLDEEVGALRKKNLMDPASGLPNRQYVVNRLNGWLSEPSSGALFLAKLDWLEEVHSKYGYQVRDETIRILAERFQKELNEITPSVIARIAAFEFAFLVTDVEHDQISKYLQTLIRTINQEMSKAGCKPNENFAIGVAERIGQMKVSDILAQADNALQKALKENKTFHWFETTEQQLFTREQWRDNLSHAISNKKFKFRWQPIQFCNGDGIAQRELYCQLELGDKLAHAGQFMPYIELLSLGALLDKCLIETVYEQKLLERSYEPVAINLTHQSISDPQFHEWLNHFLRNAQHVERICFEIPEAGVYSDLASCLHLCEIIRDNGAKFGIDHFGRQFGSMSYLQELRPSYVKLDQSFSYYDEAQHNSELCRAIINVAKGLDIQVIVTGIQEKAQLERFNELRTDAYQGFIAPPENLE; encoded by the coding sequence ATGACACTGTTTAGACAGATTTATTCGCTGCTGTTTAGCCTCTTTTTGTTAGTAGTCGCAAGCTTAGGTTATGTGCAATTTACTGAGACCCAAAGCTTTTTAACTAAGCAAATGGAGTCCGATCTAAACAACGTCAGCAACTCTCTCGGCTTAATGCTCACCCCTGCACTCGAGGCTGGTGATACAGTCGCGGCAGAAACGTTAGTCAATGTTATTTTTGAAGGTGGTTACTACCAAAAAGTGAAATTGACATGGATGGTAGATGGCAAACAACAGGAATGGACAAATCCACTAAAAATTGAAGGCGTCCCTCAGTGGTTTATCAATCTCAATCTCTTTAAGACTATACGCAAAGAAAGCACGATCACATCAGGCTGGTTACAACTTGCACAACTTGAAATTACCGCTCATCCTGGGTTTGGTTATCATGAGTTGTGGCGGATCATGTCAAATACCATCATCGCTTTCTCCCTATTGTTTTTGGTTGCCATAATTACCGCAAGATTAGGACTAACTTGGATCCTAAAGCCCCTACATGCACTATCAGAACACGCTAAGCGTATCGCAGCTCGCCAATTTGGCCCAGATATGCCATTGCCTAGAACCACTGAACTGAAGGATCTTGTAACCGCCTTTAACAGTATGTCGACGCAACTAAAGCAAGTATTCCAATCTTTAGATGAAGAAGTCGGCGCACTTCGTAAGAAAAATCTTATGGATCCAGCATCAGGCTTACCCAATAGGCAATATGTGGTAAACCGACTCAACGGCTGGTTAAGTGAGCCTAGCAGTGGCGCACTCTTCCTAGCAAAACTAGATTGGCTTGAAGAAGTACATAGCAAATATGGTTATCAAGTAAGAGATGAAACCATACGTATTCTCGCGGAGAGATTTCAGAAGGAATTGAATGAAATTACCCCTTCGGTTATCGCACGCATTGCGGCTTTTGAATTTGCGTTTTTAGTCACAGATGTTGAACACGATCAAATCAGCAAATATCTGCAAACATTGATCCGTACAATTAACCAAGAAATGTCCAAAGCAGGCTGTAAACCTAATGAAAACTTTGCAATAGGCGTTGCTGAGCGAATAGGGCAAATGAAAGTATCGGATATTTTGGCACAAGCAGATAACGCATTACAAAAAGCACTCAAAGAAAATAAAACCTTCCACTGGTTTGAAACAACTGAACAACAGCTTTTTACCCGTGAACAATGGCGAGATAATCTCAGTCATGCTATCAGTAATAAAAAGTTTAAGTTTAGATGGCAACCTATTCAATTTTGTAATGGAGATGGTATTGCACAACGGGAATTATATTGCCAATTAGAACTTGGCGATAAATTAGCGCATGCAGGGCAATTTATGCCTTACATTGAATTATTATCGCTTGGTGCGCTACTCGATAAGTGTTTAATTGAAACTGTATATGAACAAAAACTCCTCGAGCGTAGCTATGAGCCAGTGGCAATTAACTTAACACACCAAAGTATTAGCGATCCCCAATTTCATGAGTGGCTTAATCATTTCCTTCGCAATGCCCAACATGTTGAACGCATTTGCTTTGAAATACCAGAAGCTGGTGTATATAGCGATTTAGCGTCATGTTTACACTTGTGTGAAATTATTCGCGATAATGGTGCTAAATTTGGTATTGACCACTTTGGACGTCAATTTGGCTCTATGTCCTATTTGCAAGAGCTTAGACCGAGTTACGTTAAGCTCGATCAGTCTTTCTCTTATTACGATGAAGCACAGCATAACAGTGAGCTTTGCCGCGCTATTATTAATGTCGCTAAAGGATTAGATATTCAAGTGATAGTGACTGGCATTCAAGAAAAAGCACAACTTGAACGCTTTAATGAACTAAGAACGGATGCCTATCAAGGATTTATTGCGCCACCAGAAAATCTAGAATAA